The DNA segment TCGTCGCGTCGCGCTCGTTGACGTTCTCCGTGCGGTCGATGACGACCTCGGTGACGCCGACGAGCGCGTCGCCGTCGTACAGCGGCGTCGCGGTGAACTCGATGTGCTTCTCGTCGCCGTGGCGGTCCACCATCGTGCTGGTGTCGCGGTAGCGGTTCCGGGCCGCGTCGGGGCGCTCGACGCCGTACGCCTCGTCGGCGGTCTCGGGCGCGTCGAGCACCTTGTCGGCCAGCGTGTCGGCGCGGCGGCCGTCGGGGTAGAACAGCTCCGAGACGTGGCCGTGACCGATCGCGTCCTCTCGCTCGCTCCCGGTGAGCGAGGCGATGGACTCGTTCCACTCCGCGACGTTGCCGTCGGCGTCGAGGATGAACGTCGGCACGCTCGTCGCGTCGAACACCTGCTCGAAGCCGGCCCTGGCCAGCGTCTCGGCGCGGTCGACGCCCCGCTCGTCGGTGATGTCGTACTCCTCGCTCCCGGCAGCGCCGCCCCGACCGGCGTCGTCGGCCCCGATCGGCCGCTCGTCGCCGGCGGGGTCGTCGACGACGACTCCGCCGTCCGGGACCGACCGCGAGTCTCGGTCCCGCCCGAACACGCGCCGGAGCAGCCCTCTGACTCCCGTCATATCTACGTCGCCCTCTCCCAAGCGCCTCTATAAACCGTTCCCCCTGGTATTCAGATATGATAATCAACTCGGTCGCTCCCGTCACCTTCCGCCGCCGCGATCCCGCCCGCAGCGTTCAAACGCGTCCGGCGGCTACCTCGGACCGATGGACGCCGACGCCGTGCGCGAGCGGGCCGCAGACCTCCCCACCGAGCCCGGCGTGTACCAGTTCCGGGCGGGGGAGACCACGCTGTACGTCGGCAAGGCGGTCGACCTCCGGGACCGGGTGCGGTCGTACGCAGACCCGCGCTCGGGGCGGATTCGGGGGATGGTCGCGCGCGCCGACCGGATCGAGTTCGCGGTCACCGACACCGAGACGCAGGCCCTCCTGCTGGAGGCGAACCTCATCAAGCGGCTCCAGCCCCGGTTCAACGTCCGGTTGAAAGACGACAAGTCGTACCCGCTGATCGCCCTGACCGACCACCCGGTCCCCCGGATCGAGGTCACCCGCGACCCGGAGGAGGGCGCGGTCGCGTACGGCCCGTTCACCGACAAGGGCCGCGTCGAGACCGTGGTGAAGGCGATCCGCGACGAGTACCGGCTCCGCGGCTGCTCGGACCACAAGTACGCGAACCGCGACCGACCCTGCCTCGACTACGAGATGGGGATCTGCTCGGCCCCCTGCACCGGCGAGATCGACCCCGAGAGCTACGCCGAGGACGTGGCCGCGGTCCACCGCTTCTTGGAGGGCGAGACGGGCGTCCTCGCCGACCCTCTACGCCGGCGGATGGAGACCGCCGCCGAGGGCGCCGAGTTCGAGCGCGCCGCCAACCTCCGGGACCGCCTCGAGGCGGTCGAGGCGTTCCACGGCGAGGGCGGCGAGGCCGTCAGCGACCGGTCCGACGACCGCACCGTCGACGTGCTCGCGGCCGCCGTCGAGGGCGACGTCGCCCGCGTCGCCCGGCTCCACAGCGAGCGCGGCCAGCTGGTCGACCGGAGCCGCCACCGGTTGGACGCGGCGGCGGTGGGGGAGGGGGATGAGGAAACCGACGCGACCCCCGGCGACGCCCCCGCCAACCCCGACGCCAACACCCCCGCCGCGGTGCTGTCGGCGTTCCTCACGCAGTACTACGCCGAGCGGGAGTTCCCGGACGCGGTCCTCCTCGCGGAGCGCCCGTCGGACCCGGACGTGGTCGACTGGCTGGAAGGGGAGGGGGTCGCGGTGCGGGTCCCCGGCGCGGGCCGCGAGGCGAAGCTCGTCGAGCTCGCGCTCAAGAACGCCCGCAAGCGCGGCGGCCGCGACGACCCCGCCGGCGCGCTGGGCGACCGGCTCGGGATCGACCGCCCGGCCCGGATCGAGGGGTTCGACGTGAGCCACGCGCAGGGGACCGCGGTGGTCGGCTCCGACGTCTGCTTCGTCGACGGGAGCGCCGAGACGGCCGACTACCGCCGGAAGAAGCTCACCGACCGCAACGACGACTACGCGAACATGCGCGAGCTGATCCGGTGGCGCGCCGAGCGCGCGGTCGAGGGCCGCGACGACCGGCCCGACCCCGACCTCCTGCTCATCGACGGCGGCGAGGGACAGCTCGGCGCCGCCCGCGACGCGCTCGCGGAGACCGGCTGGGACGTGCCCGTCGTCGCGCTCGCGAAGGCCGAGGAGCTGGTCGTCACCCCGACCGGCACCCGCCGGTGGGACGACGACGCCCCCGAGCTGCACCTGCTCCAGCGGGTGCGCGACGAGGCGCACCGCTTCGCCGTCTCCTACCACCAGACCGTCCGCGACGAGGTGCGGACCGTCCTCGACGACGTGCCCGGCGTCGGCCCCGAGACCCGCCGTCGGCTCCTCCGGCGGTTCGGATCGGTCGAGAGCGTCCGCGACGCGTCCGTCGACGACCTCACCGACGTCGACGGGGTCGGCGAGGCGATCGCCGAGACGCTCCGCGAGCGCTTATAACCGCTCGCGGAGCGTCTCGGGAACCGCTTTCACCGAGCGGCGATCCGGGGTCGTTCACACCACCTGCTCGCCGTCGTCCTCGTACACCTCGATAGCGTCGACCGGGCAGACCCGCGCCGCGAACTTCGCGTCGAACTCCTCGCCGTCGGGCACGTCGACGACGAACAGGTCCTCTTCCTCCTCTTCGCTCCCTTTTAAATCAGCCTTCCCGTCGTTCAGGTTCTTCTCGAAGGCGTCCCACTCGGCGACGCACTGGTACATCCCGACACAGGTGTCGCGGTCGAACTTCACGTACATGGGTTTCGGTTGGATGAGGCGGTACAAAGCCGTGGCGACGAGCGTTGTGAGACTTCGGTCGATTCGGGTTCGACGACAGGCCACCGGAGAACCGCCTCCAAAGCCCCGGTCACCCCTTTGAGTCCCGCTCCGCCCCGCACGGCAACCGCACCTCACGCCTCCCCGGCCTCGCGGCTCCCTCGCTTCGCTCCGGTCGCCGCGTCCCTCGCGTGCTGCTCGGCCGCGAGTGCGGCCTCGCAGGCACGCGCCGACAGCATTCGGTCGGTCGAGCGCGGGACGTACCCTCGACTTCGCCTCGCGCCGACCGGCCTTTTTAAGCGTCGCAGGGACCGATCCCCGCCTATGACCACGGTCTGGCTCGTCGACCGACAGTTCGACTCGAAGGGGCTCGTGCGGCTCACGTACGCCACGGAGGACGGCGAGCGCGTCCACACGAAGGAGCTAGCCGAGCAGCGACTCGTCACGGGCGACGGGATCACCGCCGGCCGCGACGTCGACGAGAGCGCGCTCGGCGAGAGCCCGGACGACGAGGTCGAGCGGTTCGCCGCGGAGGCGTCGCGGATGGCGGCCGAGCACGACCCGGACGACCGGGTCTGAGCGTCCTGCCCCGGAGTTCCGCCCCGCACAACCGAGTCCGTTAAGGGGGAACCGCCGGAAGATGCGCGTGAAATGCCCAGTGGTGAGTACGACCCCGACACCGTCGAGCCGCGGTGGCAGCGGCGATGGGTCGACGAGGAGACATACGCCTACCCCGACGACGACCCGGTCGACCCGAACACCGTCTTCTCCATCGACACGCCCCCGCCGACGGTGTCGGGGAGCCTCCACATGGGCCACCTGTACGGGTTCACCCTCCAGGACTTCGTCGCGCGCTTCGAGCGGATGAACGGCGGCGAGACGTTCTTCCCGTTCGGCTACGACGACAACGGGATCGCCTCCGAGCGGCTCACCGAGGACGAGCTCGACGTCCGCCACCAGGAGTTCGAGCGCCGCGAGTTCCAGGCGAAGTGCCGGGAGGTGTGCGCGCAGTACGAGGAGCAGTTCACCGAGAACGTCCAGTCGCTCGGCGTCTCCGTCGACTGGGACCACACCTACCAGACGATCGAGCCGCGCGTCCAGCGCGTCTCCCAGCTGTCGTTCCTCGACCTGTACGAGCAGGGCCGGGAGTACCGCGAGAAGGCCCCCGCGATCTGGTGTCCCGAGTGCGAGACCGCCATCTCGCAGGTCGAGACCGAGGACGACGAGCAGGACAGCCACTTCAACGACATCGCGTTCCCCGTCGTCGGGAGCGACGCCGAGGATGACGGCGCCGACGAGTTCGTCATCTCGACGACGCGGCCCGAGCTCCTCCCGGCCTGCGTCGCCGTCTTCGTCCACCCCGACGACGACGAGAACCAGGGCCTCGTCGGCGAGTCTGCCGAGGTCCCGCTGTTCGGCCACGAGGTGCCGATCGTCGCCGACGAGCGCGTCGACATGGAGACGGGCTCCGGCATCGTGATGTGCTGTACGTTCGGCGATCAGAACGACATCGAGTGGTACCAGGTCCACGACCTGGACCTCCGGGTCGCCATCGACGAGTCCGGCCACATGACCGACGTCGCAGAGGGGTACGAAGGGATGCACTCCTCGGAGGCGGCCGAGGCCATCGTCGAGGACCTCGACGACGAGGGCGCCCTCCTCGACCGCCGCGACATCACCCACACGGTCAACGTCCACGAGCGCTGCGGGACGAGCGTCGAGTTCCTCGTCACCGAGCAGTGGTACATCGAGATGCTCGACAAGACCGACGAGTACCTCGAGATCGGCCGGGAGATGGAGTGGTCCCCGGAGAAGATGTTCACCCGGTACGAGCACTGGGTCGAGGGGCTCCAGTGGGACTGGCTCATCTCCCGCCAGCGCTCCTCGGGCATCCCGTTCCCGGTGTGGTACTGCGGGGACTGCGGGGAAACTGTGGTCGCCGAGAAGGCCGACCTCCCCGTCGACCCCCTCTCCGACGACCCGCCCGTCGACGCGTGTCCCGCGTGCGGGCACGACGCGTTCGAGCCCGAGGACGACGTGCTCGACACGTGGGCCACCTCCAGCCTGACGCCGCTGATCAACGCCGGCTGGGACTGGGACGACGAGGCCGGAGAGTTCACGATGGAGCACCCGGAGCTGTACCGGTTCGACCTCCGGCCGCAGGGCCACGACATCATCAGCTTCTGGCTGTTCCACACGCTCGTCAAGTGCTACGAGCACACCGGCGAGGTCCCGTTCGAGGAGACCATGATCAACGGGCACGTCCTCGACGAGAACCGCGAGAAGATGTCGAAGTCCGTCGGCAACGTCGTCGAGCCCGAGGAGGTGCTGGCGGAGTTCCCGGTCGACGCCACGCGCTACTGGGCCGCCGGCACCGCCGTCGGCGACGACTTCCCGTTCAAGGAGAAGGACCTCCGCGCGGGCGAGAAGCTGATCCGCAAGCTGTGGAACGCCTCCAAGCTCGTGGAGTCGCTGGCGCCGGAGCCGTACCCGGACGCGCCGGCCGACGGGGAGCTCCGCGAGCTCGACCGCTGGCTGCTCGCCGAGCTCGACGACCGGGTCGAGCGGCTCACCGACCTGTTCGAGGACCGGGCGTTCTCGAAAGCCCGCGACGAGCTCCGGAGCTTCTTCTGGAACACGTTCTGCGACGACTACCTGGAGATCGCCAAGCAGCGCGAGGACGCCGCCGCGGCGTACACGCTCCGGACGGCGCACCGGCGGTTCCTGAAGCTGTTCGCGCCCCTGCTCGCGCACGTGACCGAGGAGCTCTGGCACGACATGTACGCCGAGGAGGCGAGCGACCCCGACGCGGTCGACGCCGCCGTCGCCGACGGCGCCCGCGACTCGATACACCTCGCCGACTGGCCCGAGCCGCTCGGGCTGGAGGCGGACCACGAGGCCGGCGCCGCCGCTACGGCCGTCGTCGGCGCCCTCCGGAAGTACAAGAGCGAGAACCAGCTCCCCCTGAACGCCGAGCTCGACGCCGTCGAGGTGTACGCGGACGTCCGCGGCTTCGAGGACGACGTGACGGGCGTGATGCACGTCGCCGACCTCGCGGTCCACCCCGACGCCGACGCGCCGGTCGAGACGGTGATCACCGGGATCGACCTCGACTACGCGACGGTCGGCCCGAAGTACGGGAACCGGGTCGGCGACATCGAGGCCGCGATCGCGCGGGAGGAGTACGAGATCGACGGCGACGAGCTTCACGTCGACGGCGTCACGCTCACCGGCGACGAGTTCTCGATCGAAGAGGAGCGGCAGTACCGGGGCGACGGGGAGCTGTTGGAGGCCGACGACGTCGTCGTCATCGTCAGCGAGGCGTAGGCCGACCGCGGACCGTCGACGCTCCACTCCGTTCTAACGCTCCGCTCCGTTCTACAGGTCCGCGCCGACCGCGTCGTCGACGGAGTCGAACCCGTCCCGGTCGAGCAGTTCGAGGAGTCCCTCGTTGATCTCGCGGGCGAGGCTCGGCCCCTCGTACACGAGCCCCGTGTACAGCTGGACGAGCGAGGCGCCGGCGCGTATCTTCTCGTAGGCGCCCGCCGCGTCCGAGATCCCGCCGACGCCGATCACCGGGACGTCGGTGCGCTCGGCGACGAACCGGATCCGGTCGGTCGCGAGGTCCTCGATCGGCTTCCCGGAGAGGCCGCCCCGTTCGGCGCGGTTGTGGCTCCGCAGCGACTCCGGGCGGGAGGTCGTGGTGTTGGTCGCGATGACGCCGTCGAGGTCGAGGTCGTCGACGACGCCGAGCGCGTCCTCGACCGCGGGCTCCGGGAGGTCCGGCGAGAGCTTCACGAGGAGGGGGCTCGCGCCCGCGTCGTCGAGCCCCCCGAGTATCTCCTCGAGGGCGTCGCGGTTCTGCAGCTCCCGGAGCCCGGGCGTGTTCGGGCTCGAGACGTTGACGACGAAGTAGTCGCCCGCGTCCGCGACGCGCTCGTAGGTGTACAGGTAGTCGTCCGGCGCGTCGGCGAGCGGCGTCGACTTCGACTTCCCGATGTTGATCCCGACGGGCACGTCGGGCAGGGGCTCGCGGTCGAGCCGATCGCCGACTGCGTCCGCGCCCTCGTTGTTGAACCCCATCCGGTTGATCAACGCCTCGTCCTCGCGGAGACGGAACAGCCGCGGTCGCGGGTTCCCCGGCTGCCGCTCGGCCGTCACTCCGCCGACCTCAACGTGGCCGAACCCGAGCGCGGCGAGCGCGCGCGGCACCTCCGCGTTCTTGTCGAAGCCGGCGGCCACGCCGACCGGGTTCGGGAACGCGTTTCCGAACGCCTCGACCCGCAGCCGAGGGTCGTCGACGACGTACCGCCCGCGCAGCGCGCTCTCGACCGGAGTTCCCTGTGCGGTCCGCAACAGTCGGTGCGTCATGCCGTGTGCCGTCTCCGCCGGCAGGCCGAACAGCGCCGGCTTCAACAGGTCGTACGCGCCCATCGTTTCGGACTCGTCGCGAGCGGGCATCAATCCGCCGACCGACGGTAGCTGTCGGCGGCGTCTCGCACGCCGCGTCACAGCGTCGCGGTCGCTCGCGGCGGTGAGTCGGTGACCCGGGGGCAGGTCGAAGAAGAGATCCGGTTCAGAAGTCGTGCTCGAGCTGCTCGGGGTTGGAGTCCGCCTTCTGGATGATTATCTTCCCGTCTCGGACCCTGACGAACACCTCGTCGCCGATCTCCATACCGGCGACGGCGAGCTCGTCCTCGTGGAGGTTCACGTGGACGTTGTGGTACTCCCCCTCGTCGTCCTTGGCGCCACTGGGGCTGAGCTTCTTTTTACGGACCATCGCGGTTGTACTGGTCGCACTTCGCCATAGCAGACACATAAGTGTTGTTTACCCGAATCCGCACTCCTCGGGCACTCCGAGCGGTTCGGGCTCCGATTCGGCGGCTTCGGCTCGTGATTCCCTCTCTGCGGTCGCCCGCGCGAGACGCACCGCGATCGGTCCGTCGCGACCGGTCCGTTCACGGTGCGTCTCGTCCGACCGCTCTGAATCGGACGATCCCGATCGGCCAAAACCGCTAGCCGGGACGGAGTTACTATATAAACGTTTTGCTGATCAGCTTTCATTTACCCGATATATTTATTACACACTGTGTGCTGGGTTCGCATGGAGCATAAACCATGGTACGTGAAGACGGTAAGCGAAACTTCGCCCTTCGAGAGGCAGACGGATCGGAACCGAGCGAGTTCTCCGGAAACATGCCCCGTCAGGCCGCGCTCAAAGCGGCTCGAACGCTCGAGCCGGCCCCCTCCGAGGAGGAGGCGGACCGAACCACGCTTCGGCTCCGCGAGAAGGGGACGAAAAAGGTCCACGAGTACGAGGGGTGGGCCTGGAAGGACAGCGCCCCCGAAGTCGACGAGGCGGACGACGACTTCTGGCTCAACGACCTCGACGACATCACGAAAGCCAACGTCTCGAAGAAGGGAATTGAGTACATCGACGAGGAGTAGCCGCCGGGGCCGTTCGACCTTTTTTGCTACCAGCGCCGCGTAGCTGTGAGTCCGTTCACAGTTCCCCGGCATGAAACCGCATGACGTGGCGGTGTTGCTTCGACGGGGTTAAATACAACCCGGGCATCGTGACTAATGCGAAGAACGCATCCGCGAACTCGGGCCGTTCAACCCGGCCCGGTTTCGCTGGACTTGGACCGCTTCGATGGGTTTATGACCCTTCGAAGGGTACAATCAAGTCCGCGAAGATGAGGATTTCGCCCCCTGCGCTCCGGCGTAAGAGGAAATCTGATGTGAGCCATGGTAGTTCGGTGTCATCCAGATCGCTGGCTGACCCGGACACCATATAGACCATGCAATGGTGTTTTGACTCATCGCGAGTCAAAACCCGCCAACACCCCCTCTGAGCCGGGAACCAGGTTCAGAGGTTATACATTCCGGTTGATCCTGCCGGAGGCCATTGCTATTGGGATTCGATTTAGCCATGCTAGTCGCACGAGT comes from the Halorubrum depositum genome and includes:
- a CDS encoding valine--tRNA ligase, which codes for MPSGEYDPDTVEPRWQRRWVDEETYAYPDDDPVDPNTVFSIDTPPPTVSGSLHMGHLYGFTLQDFVARFERMNGGETFFPFGYDDNGIASERLTEDELDVRHQEFERREFQAKCREVCAQYEEQFTENVQSLGVSVDWDHTYQTIEPRVQRVSQLSFLDLYEQGREYREKAPAIWCPECETAISQVETEDDEQDSHFNDIAFPVVGSDAEDDGADEFVISTTRPELLPACVAVFVHPDDDENQGLVGESAEVPLFGHEVPIVADERVDMETGSGIVMCCTFGDQNDIEWYQVHDLDLRVAIDESGHMTDVAEGYEGMHSSEAAEAIVEDLDDEGALLDRRDITHTVNVHERCGTSVEFLVTEQWYIEMLDKTDEYLEIGREMEWSPEKMFTRYEHWVEGLQWDWLISRQRSSGIPFPVWYCGDCGETVVAEKADLPVDPLSDDPPVDACPACGHDAFEPEDDVLDTWATSSLTPLINAGWDWDDEAGEFTMEHPELYRFDLRPQGHDIISFWLFHTLVKCYEHTGEVPFEETMINGHVLDENREKMSKSVGNVVEPEEVLAEFPVDATRYWAAGTAVGDDFPFKEKDLRAGEKLIRKLWNASKLVESLAPEPYPDAPADGELRELDRWLLAELDDRVERLTDLFEDRAFSKARDELRSFFWNTFCDDYLEIAKQREDAAAAYTLRTAHRRFLKLFAPLLAHVTEELWHDMYAEEASDPDAVDAAVADGARDSIHLADWPEPLGLEADHEAGAAATAVVGALRKYKSENQLPLNAELDAVEVYADVRGFEDDVTGVMHVADLAVHPDADAPVETVITGIDLDYATVGPKYGNRVGDIEAAIAREEYEIDGDELHVDGVTLTGDEFSIEEERQYRGDGELLEADDVVVIVSEA
- a CDS encoding excinuclease ABC subunit C → MDADAVRERAADLPTEPGVYQFRAGETTLYVGKAVDLRDRVRSYADPRSGRIRGMVARADRIEFAVTDTETQALLLEANLIKRLQPRFNVRLKDDKSYPLIALTDHPVPRIEVTRDPEEGAVAYGPFTDKGRVETVVKAIRDEYRLRGCSDHKYANRDRPCLDYEMGICSAPCTGEIDPESYAEDVAAVHRFLEGETGVLADPLRRRMETAAEGAEFERAANLRDRLEAVEAFHGEGGEAVSDRSDDRTVDVLAAAVEGDVARVARLHSERGQLVDRSRHRLDAAAVGEGDEETDATPGDAPANPDANTPAAVLSAFLTQYYAEREFPDAVLLAERPSDPDVVDWLEGEGVAVRVPGAGREAKLVELALKNARKRGGRDDPAGALGDRLGIDRPARIEGFDVSHAQGTAVVGSDVCFVDGSAETADYRRKKLTDRNDDYANMRELIRWRAERAVEGRDDRPDPDLLLIDGGEGQLGAARDALAETGWDVPVVALAKAEELVVTPTGTRRWDDDAPELHLLQRVRDEAHRFAVSYHQTVRDEVRTVLDDVPGVGPETRRRLLRRFGSVESVRDASVDDLTDVDGVGEAIAETLRERL
- a CDS encoding quinone-dependent dihydroorotate dehydrogenase, producing the protein MGAYDLLKPALFGLPAETAHGMTHRLLRTAQGTPVESALRGRYVVDDPRLRVEAFGNAFPNPVGVAAGFDKNAEVPRALAALGFGHVEVGGVTAERQPGNPRPRLFRLREDEALINRMGFNNEGADAVGDRLDREPLPDVPVGINIGKSKSTPLADAPDDYLYTYERVADAGDYFVVNVSSPNTPGLRELQNRDALEEILGGLDDAGASPLLVKLSPDLPEPAVEDALGVVDDLDLDGVIATNTTTSRPESLRSHNRAERGGLSGKPIEDLATDRIRFVAERTDVPVIGVGGISDAAGAYEKIRAGASLVQLYTGLVYEGPSLAREINEGLLELLDRDGFDSVDDAVGADL
- a CDS encoding non-histone chromosomal MC1 family protein; its protein translation is MVREDGKRNFALREADGSEPSEFSGNMPRQAALKAARTLEPAPSEEEADRTTLRLREKGTKKVHEYEGWAWKDSAPEVDEADDDFWLNDLDDITKANVSKKGIEYIDEE
- a CDS encoding ferredoxin → MYVKFDRDTCVGMYQCVAEWDAFEKNLNDGKADLKGSEEEEEDLFVVDVPDGEEFDAKFAARVCPVDAIEVYEDDGEQVV